One segment of Diaphorobacter sp. HDW4B DNA contains the following:
- a CDS encoding allophanate hydrolase subunit 1, translating into MSPRTLPAKARYSFGGDEHLFVELDEEMSLPAFFKGMAICNELRRRKVPGVTEICPANAAYLVRFDPDVILPEEVQKTLEDIEEELRDSDLTLQTRIVEIPVLYNDPWTHETQMRFRERHQDPTSTDIEYAARINQFPSVDDFIAAHSGAPWFVSMVGFVAGLPFLFQMVERSRQIEVPKYLSPRTDTPKLTLGHGGCFSCIYSVRGAGGYQMFGVTPAPIFDPLQQLPYMKDLMVFFRPGDIVKWKPIDREEYDRTIAQVEQGSYDLRSRPVSFSLKEFLADPDGYNQQLLKVLYGD; encoded by the coding sequence ATGAGCCCCCGCACGCTACCTGCCAAAGCGCGCTACAGCTTTGGCGGCGATGAACATCTCTTTGTGGAACTCGATGAAGAGATGAGCCTGCCCGCGTTCTTCAAAGGCATGGCCATCTGCAACGAGCTGCGTCGGCGCAAGGTGCCCGGCGTGACCGAGATCTGTCCCGCCAACGCCGCTTATCTGGTGCGCTTCGACCCCGATGTCATCCTGCCCGAAGAGGTCCAAAAAACCTTGGAGGATATCGAGGAAGAACTGCGCGATTCGGATCTCACGCTGCAAACCCGCATCGTCGAAATTCCCGTGCTCTACAACGATCCATGGACCCACGAAACGCAGATGCGGTTTCGGGAACGGCACCAGGACCCGACCAGCACGGACATCGAATACGCCGCACGCATCAACCAGTTTCCATCGGTGGACGATTTCATCGCAGCGCATTCCGGCGCTCCGTGGTTTGTGTCGATGGTGGGATTTGTGGCTGGCTTGCCGTTTCTCTTCCAGATGGTCGAGCGGTCGCGGCAGATCGAAGTGCCCAAGTACCTCAGCCCACGCACGGACACGCCCAAGCTCACTCTGGGCCACGGCGGCTGCTTCAGTTGCATCTACTCGGTGCGCGGTGCCGGTGGATATCAGATGTTCGGTGTCACACCGGCACCCATTTTCGATCCGCTGCAGCAGTTGCCGTACATGAAGGATTTGATGGTGTTCTTCAGACCCGGGGACATCGTGAAGTGGAAGCCCATCGATCGCGAGGAATACGACCGCACGATCGCGCAAGTGGAGCAGGGCAGCTATGACCTGCGCAGTCGTCCCGTGTCGTTTTCGCTCAAGGAATTTCTGGCCGATCCCGATGGCTACAACCAACAACTGCTGAAGGTGCTGTATGGCGATTGA
- a CDS encoding acetyl-CoA carboxylase, producing the protein MSTSHEVQSPLPGTFYRRPAPDAPEFKSVGDRVAVGDVLGLVEVMKQFSEVNAEVAGTLKQFCAENGDAVDPGQALAIIDVA; encoded by the coding sequence ATGTCCACATCCCATGAAGTTCAAAGCCCGCTGCCAGGCACGTTCTACCGCCGACCTGCACCGGACGCGCCAGAGTTCAAGTCCGTCGGTGATCGGGTCGCCGTGGGGGATGTGCTGGGCCTCGTCGAAGTGATGAAGCAGTTCAGCGAAGTGAATGCGGAAGTGGCTGGAACGCTCAAGCAGTTCTGCGCCGAGAACGGCGATGCCGTCGATCCCGGTCAGGCGCTGGCCATCATTGACGTGGCGTGA
- a CDS encoding biotin-dependent carboxyltransferase family protein, whose product MAIEVLKPGLATSVQDMGRPGYYHLGIPMSGALDQESLLFANLLVGNDEGAAAIEGTLMAPELLFHDAGIVAVTGADAKVKLNGMEQPKNESFAVQAGDRLSFDFMKLGARICIAVAGGIDVPVVLGSRSTYGLGAFGGLDGRRLIAGDRLPVGKASGHARIGRRVDAALLPALSKEVPLRVLPGLYFHRLQEVSTKSLFSDAWTVGSEADRIGYRFKGGTPLQFKERKPPFGAGADPSNIVDAGYPYGSIQVPGGKEPIILLRDAVSGGGYAMVGTVISADMDRIAQMQPNNKAIFVPVDMTQALAARSDRHRRLNRLREALSA is encoded by the coding sequence ATGGCGATTGAAGTGTTGAAGCCCGGACTGGCGACCAGCGTTCAGGACATGGGCAGACCCGGTTACTACCATCTCGGCATCCCCATGTCGGGCGCGCTGGATCAGGAAAGCCTGTTGTTTGCGAATCTGCTGGTGGGCAACGACGAAGGCGCGGCGGCCATCGAAGGAACCTTGATGGCCCCTGAACTGCTGTTCCACGATGCAGGCATCGTCGCCGTGACGGGCGCAGATGCGAAGGTGAAGCTCAATGGCATGGAGCAGCCCAAGAACGAGTCCTTCGCCGTGCAGGCGGGAGACCGTCTGTCGTTCGACTTCATGAAGCTCGGTGCACGCATCTGCATAGCCGTGGCGGGCGGCATCGATGTGCCGGTGGTGCTTGGAAGCCGCTCCACTTACGGCCTGGGCGCATTCGGTGGTCTGGACGGACGCAGGCTGATCGCCGGTGACCGCCTGCCCGTCGGCAAGGCCTCGGGCCACGCCCGCATCGGACGCCGCGTCGATGCGGCGTTGCTTCCCGCCTTGAGCAAGGAAGTGCCGCTGCGCGTGTTGCCCGGACTGTACTTCCATCGATTGCAGGAGGTCTCGACCAAGTCGCTGTTTTCCGACGCATGGACCGTGGGCTCGGAAGCCGATCGCATCGGTTACCGCTTCAAAGGCGGAACGCCACTGCAGTTCAAGGAACGCAAACCGCCTTTTGGAGCAGGCGCTGACCCATCGAACATCGTCGATGCCGGTTATCCCTACGGATCCATCCAGGTGCCGGGCGGCAAGGAGCCCATCATTTTGCTGCGCGATGCAGTGTCAGGCGGTGGCTACGCCATGGTGGGCACGGTGATCAGCGCGGACATGGACCGCATTGCGCAGATGCAGCCGAACAACAAAGCGATTTTCGTGCCGGTCGACATGACCCAGGCGCTGGCAGCGCGCTCGGATCGCCATCGACGACTCAATCGATTGCGGGAAGCCCTCTCTGCCTGA
- the torT gene encoding TMAO reductase system periplasmic protein TorT codes for MNGSILRAALTASTITASLLACSSAQAADWFPYKAEYTEPAFAADGKKIAMDYVPLSKASKKWDVCVSFPHMKDAYWLGVDYGVVEEAKRLGVKLQVLDAGGYTNLANQLSQIENCVARGANAVVIGAISSDGLNNVLKTLAAKKIPVVDLVNGINSPDVSAKSLVSFYTMGYSSGEYLAKKHPANSAPVKVAWFPGPAGAGWVEAANKGFHDAIKGSAVKVLDPKYGDTGKEAQSKLVEDVLQGNPDVSYVAGTAVTAEASTSILRSRGLDKKIQIISFYMTPGVYEGIQKGRIVAAPADSMVIQGRIAVDQAVRLLENKEVSKHVGPRIFVVDSSNIKSVKLEDILPPPGFKPVFDVK; via the coding sequence ATGAATGGTTCGATTCTGCGCGCTGCGCTGACCGCCAGCACCATCACCGCAAGCCTGTTGGCGTGTTCATCCGCACAGGCCGCTGACTGGTTTCCGTACAAGGCGGAGTACACCGAGCCGGCGTTCGCTGCCGATGGCAAGAAGATTGCCATGGACTACGTGCCTCTCAGCAAGGCGTCCAAGAAGTGGGATGTCTGCGTTTCCTTTCCGCACATGAAAGATGCGTACTGGCTGGGCGTCGACTACGGCGTGGTCGAAGAAGCCAAGCGCCTCGGCGTGAAGCTGCAAGTGCTGGATGCGGGCGGCTACACCAATCTGGCCAACCAGCTGTCGCAGATCGAAAACTGCGTGGCGCGCGGTGCCAACGCCGTCGTCATTGGTGCGATCTCCAGCGATGGTCTCAACAATGTGCTCAAGACCTTGGCCGCCAAGAAGATCCCCGTGGTCGATCTGGTCAACGGCATCAACTCGCCCGATGTCTCCGCCAAGTCCCTGGTGTCGTTCTACACGATGGGATATTCGAGCGGGGAGTATCTGGCCAAGAAGCATCCGGCCAACTCTGCGCCCGTCAAAGTGGCCTGGTTCCCCGGCCCCGCAGGCGCTGGATGGGTGGAGGCGGCCAACAAGGGCTTTCATGATGCGATCAAGGGAAGCGCCGTCAAAGTGCTGGATCCCAAGTATGGCGATACCGGCAAGGAAGCGCAGTCCAAGCTGGTCGAAGACGTGCTGCAGGGCAACCCCGATGTCAGCTACGTGGCGGGCACCGCGGTGACCGCCGAGGCCTCCACGAGCATCCTGCGGTCTCGTGGGCTGGACAAGAAGATCCAGATCATCTCGTTCTACATGACCCCCGGTGTGTACGAGGGCATTCAAAAGGGCCGCATCGTGGCGGCCCCCGCCGACTCGATGGTGATCCAGGGGCGCATCGCCGTGGATCAGGCGGTTCGTCTGCTGGAAAACAAGGAGGTCAGCAAACATGTGGGCCCCCGCATTTTTGTGGTGGACAGCAGCAACATCAAGTCGGTGAAGCTCGAAGACATCCTGCCGCCTCCTGGCTTCAAGCCCGTCTTCGACGTCAAGTGA
- a CDS encoding 5-oxoprolinase subunit PxpA, whose translation MGEAFGAWTIGDGIEDELMPLISSANVATGFHAGDPNTMLKMLKQAKHFGVGVGAHPGFRDLVGFGRRHINAPADELVNDILYQLGALRELACLAGVKLQHIKPHGALYMHAARDEELSRALVKALRVVAPDLYLLCMEPSITYRVAKEMGQPVIREFFADRDYDASGSIVFKRSVNALDPQAVAQKVLRVCTEGVVRTVEGQDIPMDVDSVCIHSDTPGALGLAQATRELLIAHQIRIAGFGERPPASA comes from the coding sequence ATGGGCGAGGCCTTCGGGGCCTGGACGATTGGTGATGGGATCGAGGACGAGTTGATGCCTTTGATCAGCTCGGCCAACGTGGCCACCGGCTTTCATGCTGGCGATCCCAACACCATGCTCAAGATGCTCAAGCAGGCGAAGCATTTCGGCGTGGGGGTCGGCGCGCATCCAGGCTTTCGCGATCTGGTGGGGTTCGGGCGCAGGCACATCAACGCGCCGGCCGACGAGCTGGTCAACGACATCCTCTACCAACTCGGTGCGCTGCGTGAACTCGCCTGTCTTGCAGGCGTCAAGCTTCAGCACATCAAGCCACATGGCGCGCTCTACATGCATGCCGCACGAGACGAGGAGCTCTCGCGCGCACTCGTCAAGGCCTTGCGTGTTGTGGCACCAGATCTCTATCTGCTGTGCATGGAGCCGTCCATCACCTACCGCGTGGCAAAAGAAATGGGGCAACCCGTCATCCGCGAATTCTTTGCCGATCGTGACTACGACGCCAGCGGCTCCATCGTTTTCAAGCGCAGTGTGAACGCGCTCGACCCGCAGGCCGTCGCGCAAAAAGTGTTGCGCGTCTGTACCGAAGGCGTGGTGCGGACCGTGGAGGGTCAGGACATCCCCATGGATGTGGACTCGGTATGCATCCACAGCGATACGCCCGGCGCGCTGGGGCTGGCACAAGCCACTCGCGAGTTGCTGATCGCCCACCAGATCCGCATCGCCGGGTTCGGAGAGCGACCGCCAGCCAGTGCATGA
- a CDS encoding acetyl-CoA carboxylase biotin carboxylase subunit, giving the protein MNEKFQKLLIANRGEIAVRIIRAAKEIGLKTVAVYSDADAKSLAVQMADEAVHIGPAHATKSYLNADAVIQAALSSGAQAVHPGYGFLSENADFAEAVERADLVWVGPTPHSIRTMGDKAAARAAAQRAGVPTVPGSDGVVQDVEEAVRIADHIGYPIMIKASAGGGGRGIRVAADANELRQQFATATAEAQAAFGNGAVYLERFIRKARHIEVQILGDGQQVVHCFERECSLQRRRQKVWEEAPSAAIDQTTREALCDSALRLARAVAYRGAGTLEYLYDDDSREFFFIEMNTRIQVEHPITEMITGVDLVREMLKIALGHPLRLRQEQIRLNGASIEVRINAEDAAKNFMPSPGLVSQLSVPGGPGVRFDSMLYAGYTVPAYYDSLLGKLIVHDENRTAALSRMRRALSELKVEGVRTTIPMHQALCNDPSVIAADFDTGFLEHWLAGKPLENKQPVEVCS; this is encoded by the coding sequence ATGAACGAAAAATTCCAGAAACTGCTCATCGCCAATCGCGGTGAAATCGCGGTTCGCATCATCCGCGCCGCCAAGGAAATCGGACTCAAGACCGTCGCGGTCTACAGCGATGCCGATGCGAAAAGCCTTGCCGTGCAGATGGCGGACGAGGCCGTGCACATCGGACCCGCGCATGCCACCAAGAGCTATCTGAACGCAGATGCCGTCATCCAGGCGGCGCTCAGCAGCGGAGCGCAGGCCGTGCATCCCGGCTACGGATTTCTGTCGGAGAACGCAGACTTTGCCGAAGCCGTCGAGCGCGCAGATTTGGTCTGGGTGGGGCCGACACCCCATTCGATTCGCACCATGGGAGACAAGGCTGCGGCACGCGCGGCCGCTCAGCGCGCCGGTGTGCCCACGGTTCCCGGCAGCGATGGCGTGGTCCAAGACGTGGAGGAGGCCGTGCGGATCGCCGACCACATTGGTTATCCCATCATGATCAAGGCATCCGCAGGAGGTGGTGGCCGAGGCATACGCGTGGCGGCCGATGCCAACGAGCTGCGCCAGCAATTTGCCACCGCCACGGCCGAGGCGCAGGCCGCGTTCGGAAACGGCGCGGTCTATCTGGAGCGATTCATTCGCAAGGCACGGCATATCGAAGTGCAGATTCTCGGAGATGGGCAGCAGGTGGTGCATTGCTTCGAGCGGGAATGCTCGCTCCAGCGCCGCAGGCAAAAGGTGTGGGAAGAGGCGCCCAGCGCCGCCATCGACCAGACAACACGTGAGGCGCTTTGCGATTCGGCGCTCCGACTGGCCAGGGCCGTGGCTTACCGGGGCGCGGGCACGCTCGAGTATCTGTATGACGATGATTCTCGGGAGTTCTTCTTCATCGAGATGAACACGCGCATTCAGGTGGAGCACCCGATCACGGAGATGATCACCGGCGTCGATCTGGTGCGGGAGATGCTCAAGATCGCATTGGGCCATCCGCTGCGGTTGCGTCAGGAGCAGATCCGCCTGAACGGGGCTTCCATCGAAGTCCGCATCAACGCCGAGGACGCCGCCAAGAACTTCATGCCCAGCCCTGGACTGGTGTCCCAGTTGTCGGTACCGGGCGGTCCGGGAGTGCGTTTCGACAGCATGCTCTATGCGGGTTACACCGTCCCGGCGTACTACGACTCTTTGCTCGGAAAGCTCATCGTGCATGACGAAAACCGCACCGCCGCCCTCAGCCGGATGCGCCGGGCGCTCTCCGAACTCAAGGTCGAAGGGGTTCGCACGACCATCCCCATGCATCAGGCCCTGTGCAACGATCCCAGCGTCATCGCCGCAGACTTCGACACCGGGTTTCTGGAGCATTGGTTGGCGGGCAAGCCATTGGAGAACAAACAGCCTGTGGAGGTCTGCTCATGA
- a CDS encoding LysR family transcriptional regulator → MSLLSLRQLKYFTAVAEIGRISHAAQELNISQSAVTTAIRELEELLGQPLFERQTRGVELTRAGRRFLSHAYAVLAAADEAVNMPPDEQQTEGIFTIAASYTVLGYFLPHHLQRFTQLHPNVEVRVHEVTRNAIEEGLLTQRYDLGVLLTSNVELRELSLETFFGSPRRLWVPSKHPLLDKAEVSLADLVDEPYIMLTVDEAAVTALKYWKATPYQPNVRMRTSSVEAVRSTVANGMGVTILSDMVYRPWSLEGKRIETINLSDSVPNMNIGLGWRNGVEFTPAMKTFRDYFRRQYLERSTARNEKLQA, encoded by the coding sequence ATGTCACTGCTGTCGCTACGCCAGTTGAAATACTTCACTGCAGTCGCTGAAATAGGCCGCATCTCGCATGCAGCGCAGGAACTCAACATCTCGCAATCTGCCGTGACGACGGCCATTCGCGAACTCGAAGAATTGTTGGGTCAGCCACTATTCGAACGCCAAACACGAGGCGTGGAATTGACGAGAGCGGGCAGGCGTTTTTTGAGCCATGCCTATGCAGTGCTGGCGGCGGCAGACGAAGCCGTGAACATGCCCCCCGACGAGCAGCAGACGGAAGGTATTTTCACCATCGCGGCCAGCTACACGGTGCTTGGCTACTTTCTTCCGCACCATCTGCAGCGCTTCACTCAACTGCATCCCAACGTGGAGGTGCGTGTGCACGAAGTCACCCGCAACGCCATCGAAGAAGGACTGCTGACACAGCGCTATGACCTGGGCGTGCTGCTCACCTCGAATGTCGAATTGCGCGAACTTTCGCTGGAGACTTTCTTCGGCTCACCCAGACGCTTGTGGGTGCCCAGCAAGCATCCCTTGCTCGACAAGGCGGAGGTGTCCTTGGCCGATCTGGTGGACGAACCGTACATCATGCTCACCGTGGACGAGGCCGCGGTCACAGCACTCAAGTACTGGAAGGCGACTCCCTATCAGCCCAACGTGCGCATGCGAACCAGCTCCGTCGAGGCGGTTCGCAGCACAGTGGCCAATGGCATGGGAGTGACGATCCTGTCGGACATGGTCTACCGTCCGTGGTCGCTGGAAGGCAAGCGCATCGAAACCATCAACCTCAGCGATTCCGTCCCCAACATGAACATCGGACTCGGTTGGCGCAACGGGGTTGAATTCACTCCCGCGATGAAGACCTTCCGAGACTACTTCCGACGTCAATATCTGGAACGCAGCACGGCGCGCAATGAAAAGCTGCAGGCGTGA